A genome region from Musa acuminata AAA Group cultivar baxijiao chromosome BXJ3-5, Cavendish_Baxijiao_AAA, whole genome shotgun sequence includes the following:
- the LOC135638489 gene encoding protein unc-13 homolog — MGRRRPSVVSFIDDAEEDGAELEWPFGRLKDLSRDELRATAYEIFFAASRSTPGFGGRATPSHHASDASSSAAATDAAGRLLYSPGGLGGFGGGANMAVTSRIKRSLGLRTRRAAYMRPMTHLGSPAMSPGITLGGGGSSSGKVKQRPMTSAEIMRQQMGVSEQRDNRLRKTLVRTLVGQAGKRTEAIILPLELLRHLKPSDFSDPQQYHQWQQRQLRILEAGLLLHPSVPLDRTNSAAHRFSEIMQGSEFKPIDTGKNSETIRNLCNCVMALAWRTQNGAPVEVCHWADGFPLNVYLYLALLRSIFDIRDETVVLDEVDELVELMKKTWSTFGINRMTHNVLFTWALFEQYVATGQVEPDLIAATLMMLIEVANDAKRPDREPGYVRVLSAALAAMQGWAEKRLLEYHDWFDKGTIASMENVLRLALSTAKIISEDASSCGGAAVFAEREMLFSSKFSSVNRVEQYIRSSLKSAFTKVFENGNGKIDSMVVEVDEDPNDTLVHLAKETERIARFEKETYSQTLKRWHPAPTAVAVVTLHNCFGVVLKQHLARGSGLTNELVRVLHTAGKLERKLVQMGMEDSADADDGGKGIMREISPYEVDSVILNLMKNWIDDRLRMATECVSRAKETESWNPKSKSDPYAQSAMELMKLAKVTVDEFFEIQVGGRDELVQNLADGLDSLFQDYISFVASCGSKQSYIPALPQLTRCNQDSRVLQLWKKASTPCKAGIDPSLLRAPCRAGIDRSLRPLRRPGAAGDGMHQPRPTASRGTQRLYVRLNTLHYLLGLLHTIDKSLSFFSRPGPSPSPHTPLRSRRRAVFPTHFDLARSSIHSTILHVAEVAAYRLIFLDSSQSFYDSLYVGSVAEARIRPTLRALKQNLSLLVSVLTDRAQPLAVKEIMKASFEAFLMVLLAGGSGRAFARADYDMVAEDLASLKRIFCTSGEGLVAEEVVQKEAAAMEGVARLMSVPTEKLVEEFSVMACEASGLGRSLETVPMPPTTGKWHRSDPNTVLRVLSHRNDDVANRFLKRAYDLPKRR; from the exons ATGGGCCGTCGCCGCCCCTCCGTGGTCTCCTTCATCGACGACGCCGAGGAGGACGGCGCCGAGCTGGAATGGCCCTTCGGCCGGCTCAAGGACCTCAGCCGCGATGAGCTCCGTGCTACTGCCTACGAGATCTTCTTCGCCGCCAGCCGGTCCACCCCCGGCTTCGGCGGTCGCGCTACCCCCTCCCACCACGCATCCGACGCCTCCTCCAGCGCCGCGGCTACGGACGCCGCTGGGAGGCTCCTTTACTCCCCCGGCGGCCTCGGCGGCTTCGGTGGGGGGGCCAACATGGCGGTGACCAGCCGGATAAAGAGATCCCTGGGGCTGAGGACGAGGAGGGCAGCGTACATGCGCCCGATGACCCATTTAGGATCGCCGGCCATGTCGCCGGGCATCACGCTAGGTGGCGGTGGCTCCTCGTCGGGTAAGGTGAAGCAGCGGCCTATGACGTCGGCAGAAATCATGCGGCAGCAGATGGGCGTCTCGGAGCAGAGAGACAACCGCCTCAGGAAGACCCTCGTGCGCACCCTCGTCGGTCAG GCGGGTAAAAGAACGGAAGCAATTATCCTCCCTCTGGAGCTCCTCCGCCACTTGAAACCATCCGACTTCAGCGACCCCCAACAGTACCATCAATGGCAGCAGCGGCAGCTAAGGATTCTGGAGGCAGGGCTTCTCTTGCACCCCTCGGTACCCCTGGACCGCACCAACTCCGCCGCCCATCGCTTCAGCGAGATCATGCAAGGGAGCGAGTTCAAGCCCATCGACACGGGCAAGAACTCGGAAACGATACGCAACCTCTGCAACTGCGTCATGGCCCTGGCATGGCGCACCCAGAACGGGGCGCCCGTGGAAGTGTGCCACTGGGCTGACGGCTTCCCTCTCAACGTTTACCTCTACCTCGCCTTGCTTCGTTCCATCTTCGATATCCGGGACGAGACCGTGGTGCTGGATGAGGTCGACGAGCTGGTGGAGCTGATGAAGAAGACATGGAGCACATTTGGGATCAATAGGATGACCCACAACGTGTTATTCACTTGGGCCCTCTTCGAGCAGTACGTTGCGACGGGGCAAGTGGAGCCTGACCTGATCGCTGCGACGCTCATGATGCTCATCGAGGTGGCCAATGATGCGAAAAGGCCCGATAGGGAGCCTGGATACGTTAGGGTGTTATCGGCTGCGCTGGCGGCGATGCAGGGGTGGGCGGAGAAGCGATTGCTCGAGTATCACGATTGGTTCGACAAAGGCACCATTGCATCGATGGAGAACGTGCTACGTTTGGCGCTTTCCACCGCCAAGATTATTAGCGAAGATGCTTCGAGCTGTGGAGGTGCTGCGGTGTTCGCCGAGCGAGAGATGCTGTTTTCGAGCAAATTCTCGTCGGTGAACCGTGTCGAACAGTATATAAGGTCTTCCCTGAAGAGTGCTTTCACCAAG GTATTTGAAAACGGGAACGGGAAGATCGATAGCATGGTGGTGGAGGTAGACGAGGACCCCAACGACACATTGGTTCATCTTGCCAAAGAGACAGAGAGGATAGCCCGGTTTGAGAAAGAGACCTATAGCCAAACACTGAAGAGGTGGCACCCTGCTCCGACCGCCGTCGCAGTGGTAACGCTTCACAACTGTTTCGGCGTCGTGCTGAAGCAGCACCTTGCGAGGGGTTCAGGCCTGACGAATGAGCTGGTCAGAGTCTTGCACACTGCAGGGAAGCTGGAGAGGAAGTTGGTTCAAATGGGCATGGAGGATTCCGCCGACGCCGACGATGGTGGAAAGGGGATCATGAGGGAGATAAGCCCCTACGAGGTGGATTCTGTTATCTTGAACCTGATGAAGAATTGGATAGATGATCGGCTGAGGATGGCCACGGAGTGCGTCAGCAGAGCTAAAGAGACCGAG AGTTGGAACCCGAAGTCCAAGTCGGATCCATATGCACAATCTGCAATGGAGCTGATGAAGTTGGCCAAGGTGACAGTCGATGAGTTCTTCGAGATCCAAGTGGGAGGAAGGGACGAACTGGTACAGAACCTGGcagatggattggattctctgttTCAGGACTACATTTCCTTTGTTGCGTCATGTG GTTCGAAACAGAGCTACATTCCAGCGCTGCCGCAACTAACGAGGTGCAACCAGGACTCCCGGGTCCTCCAACTGTGGAAGAAGGCGTCCACCCCATGCAAAGCGGGCATCGATCCCAGCCTCCTCCGCGCGCCGTGCAGAGCAGGCATCGACCGCAGCCTCCGTCCGTTGCGCAGGCCCGGCGCAGCTGGTGACGGCATGCACCAACCGCGCCCCACCGCCAGCCGCGGCACTCAGCGGCTCTACGTGCGCCTCAACACTCTGCATTACCTCCTCGGCCTCCTACACACCATCGACAAgtccctctccttcttctcccgcCCGGGTCCCTCGCCTTCTCCTCACACTCCCCTTCGGTCGCGGCGGCGTGCCGTTTTCCCCACCCACTTCGATCTCGCACGCTCCTCCATCCACTCCACCATCCTCCACGTCGCCGAGGTCGCCGCCTACCGTCTTATCTTCCTCGACTCGTCCCAGTCCTTCTACGACTCCTTGTACGTCGGCAGCGTGGCCGAAGCTCGCATCCGACCCACCCTACGAGCGCTAAAGCAGAACCTTTCCCTCCTCGTCTCGGTGCTCACGGACCGGGCGCAGCCGCTGGCGGTGAAGGAGATAATGAAGGCGTCGTTCGAGGCCTTCCTGATGGTGCTGCTGGCTGGGGGAAGCGGGCGGGCCTTCGCGAGGGCGGACTACGACATGGTGGCGGAGGACCTGGCGAGCCTGAAGCGGATATTCTGCACGAGCGGGGAGGGGTTGGTGGCGGAGGAGGTGGTGCAGAAGGAGGCGGCGGCGATGGAGGGGGTGGCAAGGCTGATGAGCGTACCCACCGAGAAGCTGGTGGAGGAGTTCAGCGTGATGGCGTGCGAAGCCAGCGGGCTGGGAAGGTCGCTGGAGACAGTGCCGATGCCTCCGACGACCGGGAAGTGGCACCGGTCCGATCCCAACACGGTGCTCCGGGTGCTGAGCCACCGGAACGACGACGTCGCGAACCGGTTCTTGAAGAGGGCTTATGATTTGCCCAAGAGGAGGTGA